ttgttaagtgctttgagtagcttcatgccatgccttgcgttGCCATGTTAtattcctatagcatgtagttttcatgctctaaagtttgcttcctgatgaaaaattccagacttgtgttaatttcactaagtctgaaacctgttatcatttgcatttttgccatgcttgtttgaacctgttaatcgatgaattagccgtagctcagtgttcatattttgtcaagcttcatgagtggatcccttttatgtgttttgttgtcatgtttgagtgttgtagcatatttatcttgatgcatttagatggctacttgctgattatcgcagaccggtgtcatatttgttttgcttgccatttccaaaccgtgcatccgattccgctgatctttatatcgatttcgaccgaaatcacctcacctttctattggcactcttggatttccaagttgaggccaggttgattcattcctttccaaatcttgcatatgcatcacatatcgcatcccgcttatcataccatgtttgcatcatgttgtttgagcattgcacgtggttgattgtgttcctttgtgCTTgtcgttcttgtttgggtagagccaggagacgagttcgtgaatgaggagcccgttgagttcgcctacgaggatcaaggcaactctgagtactttgcaggcaagatgaccataccctcgaaatcacttttatctttgcttgctagatgctcgctcttttgctatgcctatgctacgatacctaccacttgcttatcatgcctcccatattgccatgaccagcctctaacccaccatgtcctagcaaaccattgtttggctatgttaccgctttgctcagcccctcttatagcgttgctagttgcaggtaaagtttggagatcgttccttgttggaacattgtttattgttgggatatcacaatattatattGTTTATctgaatgcacctatatacttggtaaagggtgaaaggctcggccttatgcctagtgttttgttccactcttgccgccctagtttccttcatatcggtgttatgttcccggattttgcattccttacacgactgggttacaatgggaaccccttgacagttcgccttaaataaaactctttcagcaatgcccaacattggtcttaccatttgccatctagcctttttcccttgggtttcgcagactcaagggtcatctttattttaacccctccccccccccctgggccagtgcttctctaagtgttggtccaactgagcgatgtccggggctaccaggggcaactctgagctggcctacccgacatctggctcatctaagtgtgccctgagaacgagatatgtgcagctcctatcgggatttgttggcgcatttgggcggtgttgctgtacttgttttaccattgtcgaggatgtcttgtaatcgggatgccGAGTTTgaccggattgtcttgggagaaggaatatccttcgttgaccgtgagagcttgtgatgggctaagttgggactcccttgcagggatttgaactttcgaaagtcgtgcccacggttatgggaagatgggaatttgttaatgttcggttgtagataacatgaaacttaacttaattaaaatgcaccaaccgcgtgcgtaaccgtgatggtctcttctcggcggagtccgggaagtgaacacggtgttggagtaatgcttgacgtaggttgttctaggatcactttttgatcatagttgttcgtccgtgcttttgccttctcttctcgctctcttttgcaattatgttagccaccatatatgctagtcgcttgatgcagctccacatcataccttgccttacctttaagcttaaatagtcttgatcgcgagggtgtgagattgctgagtccccgtgactcacagattccttccaaaaccagatgcagggaccgatgataccattccagatgacatgaacgagctcaagtgggagttcgatgaagactctcgtcgttactatgtgtcttttccagatgatcagtagtggtgcccagttggggcgatcggggattttttcgcatttgggggttgatctttattttggtatcgTAGTCAGACCATGAGtaaattggatgaatgtaatgacttatttatgtatttgtgtgacgtgacgAGTGTAAGTCAATTATGTAccttttccatttatttatttacaTCAGTtgttgtaaagattaccttacttgcgacattgctttcaatgcggttatgtctctaagtcgtgcttcgacacgtaggagatatagccgtatcgagggcgttacacggcgGCTCGGAGAGAGGCTGCGGCAGATGCGTCGAACCGGCAAGGCGGCTCAAAGCAGCAGGGCAGGTCCAGACAGCGGGGCGAGTCTGCGGCGGCCCGGCGGCGATTTAACGAGGCCGGGTTCTGGTTGGAACCGAAGATATGGTGACTCAGGGCGGTCTTCCGTGGTCCGGAGGCAAGGCACGACGGCTCTCAAGGTGGACAGAAACGGTGCCTCGCGTGCAGCAACTCGGATGGGCGCGAAGCGGCCATTGATCCGGCGTCAGAGACAGGTTGGATGTCATGATGCAGATGAGGCTGGAGGGGCCCACCCGGGCGTGCGGCGGCAGAGGCAGCGGGGCGGCTCAAAGGCGACTCAAGGGAGCAGCGGATTCAGCTGGAGGCGAGGACAGCTCGGTTGGCGGTTTGTGAAGTTGGTTTGGAGCAATACGGTGCAGCAGGGCCGGTTTACAGGCGAGAAGAAGCTCAGGTGGCTTAGTGCGGTCCGGAGGCGCACCATCAGGGGCGTCTCAGGTTGAGCGAAGGCGGTTTGGACGCTGAAGAAAGGTGGTTCCTCGAGGCCATCTTGAGGCCATGGTGGTGATCAACTGGCCGCTGAAACGGGTTGAAGCCCGTCGATTTAAGGCTACCCGTCAAGACAAGGCTGAGCTCAGCAACGATGACTCAAGCGCGATGATGAGGCATGAGGCAGCGGGTCAAAGCACAAGCGGTCGCAGAAGCAACTTCAGCATAGGAGGTGCTGGGCGGAGCTGGCGGCGATTCGGGCGCGAGAGGCTGGCTCTCCGTGAAAGACTAGCGCATGCGGGCGGGTTGCGACCGGGCCGGATCAGCGAGACGCGGTAATGGACGCAGCTGCAGCATAGGAGGCGCCAGGCGGAGCTGGCGGGACGGCACGGGAGGCCAGCCGGAGTGGCTCGAAACCGCAGTGGCTTGTGGTAGTGTGGAGATACACAAGGCGAAGACAGCGTCGCCCGGTGGTTTAACAGCAGAggtgaggcggaggtggaggcgcgaCCACGGCGGATGTACGCCTGCGCGGGCGAAGAGGAGCCGAGGTGGCGAAGTGAGGCTGCGAGACGAGCCGCAGGTGTGATCGCAGTAAACCGGTAACTCGAGGACGTGCCGGAACTAGCTGGTGCAGCAACTCGGTTTGGGCACGCGGGTGGCGGGCGGAGCGAGCTGGGCGAGGGCCTCGGAGGCGGTTTGTTGGGCGGCGCGTCAAAGGGCTGACGGCAACCATAACTCTGATTGTGGGCTGAGACGTGGGCGACTCAGGAAGGTGGTCAACAGGGCGGGCCAACCGAGGCGTTCGAGTCCGTGGGTAAGTCGCTTTAGTGGGAGTCCTTTGGAATTGATCTGCCCTCCACGCTCAAAGTAGTAAGAGCAACCATTGATCTTTCGGGAGTTGTAGCTTAGGATTTCTTTAAAGAAAATTTCTTATTTGACACTGTTTTAAAATCTGGTTtcttatttgacactggaaaagtttttcttccttatttgacactaatCCTAAATTTTATTTCCTATAcgacactttcgtccattttaAGCCTAAATGACATCTGAAAAGACGATTTTACTCCTCATGCggtatgtgtgtgcgcgcgcgtgtgtgctgGTGCATGTGTGGGTGCACGCGcacatgtgtgctgctgctgcatgtgtgtatgtgcatgtgggctgctgcgtgtgtgtttgcttctgcgtgtgtacgtgcgtgtgtgtgtgctgtTGCGTGCCTATGTGCTACCTGCGTGTGTGCTGTTGCTgctgtgtgtgtgctgcgtgcgtgtgttgctgcgtgtgtgtgcgtgtgcatgtgtgttGCTGCATGTGTGTGTGCACACGCGCGCGTGCGTGTTGTTGCGTGTGTgttggtgcatgtgtatgtgttgctgcgtgtgtgctcCTGCCCTCACATTGATACTGTGTGTACTCTATTGCCCCCACATACATATCACATGAGAGGCAAAAGAGTCTTTTCAAGTGTCATTTAGGCTTAAAATGGATGAAAATGTCATATAAAAAATAAAATTTAAACTTATGTCAAATAAGGAAGAAAAACTTTTTCAATATCAAATAAGGAAGTAGATTTTAAGATAATGTCAAATAAGAAATTTTCTCATTTCTCTACGTGGAGTAGCAACAGTCTGGCCGATTGGACCATTGACTGAATACACCGTAGCAATCAGGTATGGCTACCTTTCCCGCCATGGAAGACTGCCGACAGCGTTGATTGACTGCCGTAGCAGTTTGGCTTCAGCGGAAAAATCCCCTCGATCTCGGCGACTTACAACGCTTGAACTTATGCAACCCTGATCTCCTCTTGATCTTTAAATATTGAATAGGCCGTTTTGACTGTTTGTCAATGACATGAACTTCTGTGCCGGTTCTTCTTCCTCAAACGAAATTGTAAACTTCTCGAATCATAAGAGAAATTATTTCAAGAACTCATTACCACCGTGCGCAGATTTCACagtgggcgtcaactgtcgtggatttgtcacggcaaatGTCTTAGTGTGGGGACTtaatcgtgaggccaacgcatctttgtagtagcttgagaggggttgagcggaatcgagagacgcaacacaagacaaagatttagacagcttcgggccccgagaaacatcatccggaatagccctacatgatgtttgtggctagatctcattatgctcatgagagagtcgccgcataagccggctccccctttgtgtctagcctagagattgtttctttcttctccctcttggggtgccctgcccctccttatatatgttgaaggggcgggttacatgtaaagtctttctcggactaagacttaaattattccgacttctcttcatgggcttcataacgtctcgggcttcataacgtcttgggcttcataacgtctcgggccTCATAACCCCTGGCAACTGAGTTATCATTGTTTACCGGGTTATAACTGATGCCGGTTTATGATTATCTGTCGGGTCATAACTGGTGCCGGTTTATGATtatctgccgggttatgactggtACCAGTTTATGACTGTCTGCCTTAACTCCTGGCGGATTATCATCTGACTTGACTCCTGCCGGTTTATCATCTGACTTACCACCTgacttaactgtcagccggtttatcAACCTGGCGGTTTACCGTATGGGTTAActgtctgtcttaactgtcagccgatTTACTAAGTCCCAaccgggttataactccggccggatcataccgcggggtatatccccgacaccatttgtgaggatcattacaaTTTCATTTAAAGGTTCCTCAAACCAATCTGAAATCAAAGAAAATCTAGCTAAAGTTGCAAGCTCATGAGCTACTTTATTTGCTTCTGTGTTACAGTGTATAATGAAAACAATCATCGAAAATTGCCACCGCCGCACCCGCTGACTGTCCTCCATCCTTCATGATATCAATCACTTCCAGGTTGTCCGAGTTAATAATAAGGCGATTACATCCCGCCCTTTTCCCAATGTTATACTAAATTTAAGAGCTGAGGCTTCCGCCATCAACACATATGCACAATCGTCAATCTTCGCGTTCCCTCCCGCGATAAACCTACCTTTTCGTCTCTCAAAACCGCCCCCATCATGCCCCTAAGCAGGTCGTGGTCAGAAGAAGCGTCAATGTTAAGTTTCACAAAACCCCTAGGGGGACATGACCAACCCCCCTTTTTCATAGAAGCCTTGGGGGATGATGCATTTACGAAGTTTGACGTAAGGGCTAGAATCCCCATTGAAATCTGAAGTGCATTCTAAGTTGTTTCCTTGTGCACTAACTTCTGTCTTTCCCATCATAGGTATCATGCTGAGACAACAATCATTTCACGCACATTATGATAACCCATTATCCTTAATTCTTGATCTGGTAGAAGTAGTAGGTACTCCAACACCACCTCTCCAGCAAGGTCAACCTTGCAAGCTTTATCAATGATATCATCCATCCCCATGTCCAAACCTTCTTTGCTCTACCGCAAAGGAAAAGCATGTACTTTGTATCTTCGGAAACCTCAGAGCAAGTAGGACAAATGAGCGTGACCTTCATATGTCTATTAGCGAGCGTAACCCGACATGGAAGTGTTCCATGTAATATACGCCATATAATTTTTTTGACTTTTGCCGGACATGATAACTTCCATACCTTACTCCAAATAGGATTAATTGTGGTTCGCACCATCCCATTAGAATGTCATAGTTTACTTCCATAGTCCCACTCCACAAAATAAGCAGACCAAACCGAGAATATACCATTTTTCGTATAACTCCAATCACTGAAATCTAGCATATCATGTTGCGAGATTGGAATTGAGAGAATCCGTTGAACATCAATGGGACACATTGTTTGTGTAATCAGGTCTTCATCCAAAGTATTCGAAGCAGGATCAATCAGATCACCCACCTCAGTTAAGTAGTTAACAGTTCTCCCCCCTTAGGCACCACAACTTTTCTAGTGGCACAATTTGCGATCCAggcatcttcccaaatattgataTTTTGTCCATTCCCTACGCGCCAAATATAGCCATGTTTTAGAGAATTTATGCCAGCCATAATACTTTGCTAGGTAAAAGAAGAGCCTTTCTTTTGCTTAGAATTTAACAAATCGCCATCAGGATAGTACTTAACCCTTAGAATTGTAGCACACAAAGAATGAGGATTATCCAGAAGGTGCCATGCCTGTTTGGCGAGCAGTACCAAGTTGAAACAAGGAATATCACGAAATCCCACTCTTCTTTGGTTTTTAGATACGCACATTTTCCATCAGGCCATCCAGTGCATCCTCCTCTGGTTCTCCTCGTCTTCCCACCAGAAGTGTGATATCACGTCAATGATGCCTTTGCAATTTTTTTCAGGAATTTTAAAAACCAACATTGCATAGGTGGGTATGACTTGGATCACAGCCTTAAGCAGGATCTCCTTTCCCCTGACGGATAGTAATTTTTCCTTCCAAACACTAATTTTCTTGATAATTCATTCAATCAGAAATTGAAACCAGTCTGTTTTATTTACACCACATTTGCTGGCAAGCCTAGATATTTATCAATCAAAAAAATGGTGCATACTTGTTGTTTATTGATTGATAGCACAACGAAGTTCTTAAATAGCACCCTCCATTTCTTTTTTCGCGTTTCAGTGTAAGATAGTATCACAGGAGCGTTCAACATCTCCACTGCGTTCAAGTGTAAGATAGTATTCTCTGTTCATAATGCAGTGCATACAGATTAAAAGTTAAATCTTACAAACTTTGATCAAATTTAAGGAGAAAAATATTTAAATCTAGGATGCCAAACATATATCATTAAATTCATCATaacatgtagtttcatattttatatatttggtattgtagataagaataattttctttataaacttgatcaaagtttacaaagttttacttctcaaaaaaaaaaactatacGCACGACATTATGAAATAGTTAAGTATATCACACTAATGTTAACACCTTCACTCCCCGCAAAGAAAATGTTGACACCTTCACCGACGTAGCCTCAGACAAGCAGGTAGGAAGATCACGACATGCTACATGACAGCAGAAATATACTTCCTCTttcctaaaataagtgtcttaaccttagtacaactttgtactaaagttagtacaaaattgagacacttattttggaacggagagagtgcTCAAACAACAAACAAATTGGAAGAAAATTCTTTTGGAAGAATAAAGGCACCGAAAGAAGTACCAGCTTGTAGATAGCCAACCTGGGTTATTTCCATCACAGCCCACCTGGGCCTGGAAATAGCCTAACCAGTGCATGAAAGAAACACGATGAATCCAAGTCCAATGCAAACATCACTTCAAAGCATATGTTTCTGAGTTTTACATTCTGAACACCACAGATATGCAACAACACCTTCAAACAAGACAGACTATTCATCCATTTACAACATAAGCTATCCACACCACCATGCATGCACATTATTATTGCCATTATTTCTCTAGGGTTACAGCTTACCGATGCTTTGCTATGATTTACGAATGACTGGCTCGTCATCAGCAAGCTTCTAAAATGAGGAGGCAGGTTTATTTCCCGATTAGCATCTAATCCACCGATGTCAGCATCTCACACTGTGCACCAAACAGCCTCCCATAATCTTTCAGATCAAGCGATCTCACCTCATCCCGTCGCCAAAACCAGTCCTCATACCTATACCACCGCAAGATACCTTCATCCAGCATCATTCGCTGGCATGCAACGCATTGTCTGCTTTGGCAGTGGTGGAACTCCCGCAGCCGGGAAGCTCTCTCGAGAGCTTTGTTATCTAGCTCATGAATCACTTGCCTACGCCCATTCGTCGCCATCTCAAACAGCAGGCAGTGGGAAATATTCAGAACCTCAAGATGCTCCAGCGAGTTCAGAACACATTGCAAGGCACCCATTGTCACCTTTGAGCAACGAAGGCTCAAGACTTTCAGCTTTGGAAGGTATGTGGTAACTGCTGAAGCAAATAGGAGATCAAATGAACCCATGATCTTGAGCTCTTTAAAGTTCTTGCAGTTATTGGCTAACCCCTCCATGATATATGGAGGATGACCAATGGTAGGCATAGTCAAGGACTCCAGCTCTTCCCACCTTTCAATAGCTTGGCATATTCCCGCCCTTGAGATGCGGTTCCATGCTGGCATAACCAATCGTTTTAGATGAGGAGATCTGTTAAACAAGGAGTACACAACTATTTACTGTTAGCGTTCCTCAATTTACAATGACACGCCATAAAACTTGAGCATCAAGAGCATTGTCAAGATATGATCAATGATATAAAACCATCCATTCAACTTAAAAAACATTCCTTGGACCTGTTATAGATTCAATGGCTACACAGATATTCTTCAAAACTGGCAGTGCAAGCCATGAAGATTAAAGGCAATAATATTTTAACCCCTCACCAATTTAATGTCTTAAGGTTGCTTTAATTACAAAGCTCATTGGGCACACGAGCTTCGTAATTAAAGCAACCTTTGTGAGATGTAATGCAGATTTAATATAGCGGACTACAGaaacaaaacataaataaaaccaCGTAGCAAAGACTAGTTACCTTTGTGAGATGTAATGCAGGTGTTCATCTTTCATGTACAGATTGTAATGGAATATCATACAATTAACATTTCCACGGCTAATTGCCATTGCCACCCGTAGTATTTTTGCAAGCCTCTTGTCAGACCTGTCATCAACCCAAATATATGGAGATGCTCTTGTTTGAATGAAGTTGGATTTTAGAAGCCCAAAGTCAAGAGTGCCCCATATAAGTGGATCTGAACAGGCCAAACGCCATAAGCGGCAAACTTGAGATACTGGTGATAGCTCAACCAAGTTTAGCTCCTTAAATATCTTCACGAGAACATCAGTATCCATCTCCTCCCATCTTTTTCCCATCCATTTGCTCTCCCCCATTATTATCAAATCCTGAAAATCAACAAAAACACATCAATTGGTGAAAAGATCTGGCCAGGCTTCTGTCATGTACATGGCACTAATAAAAGCTTGTGCCCAAATATGAGTATCCATGAACACATATGAATGAGTACAGTCGTGATAAAATGAAACAAGTTAGTTCACAAAACGAACAGGAAATTGGCTCAATTACCACATATTCTATTTCTAGGTTCAGTGCAATAACTAGTGAGAAGAAGTATGGTGATCCTCGACATGCAAACAAATATGGTAAGCACTAGGTACAACATGAGCCAATTGTTTTATATTTTATTCGATCACAATGTAGCTCAAGTGTTGAATCCCTTCTAAATCTATGGTATTACAGTTTCTAAAACGATGATAATACAAACAAAAAAGGCGTACCTACAGGCGTGTGTGAGGTTTGAGACTCCGAGTACATTAATTTTTAGTTCTTTATTtatggatttttttttcaaacccGAGGGTCTGGTGGGTTCTAGATGAGTAGGGGAGATTGGGTGGAGTGGGGAGAACTCTTCCAAACCAGAGAGGACTAGTGAGTTCTAGATGGATGAGGGAGATGCGGATGGCATGGGGAGTGAACTCTTCCAAACAGGAGGGGTCTGGTGGGTTCTAGATAGATGAGGGAGATGCGGATGCGTGGCGAGTGAACTCTTCCAAATAGGAGAGGTCTGGTGGGTTCTAGATAGATGAGGGAGATGCGATAGTGTGGGGAGTGAACTCTTCCAAACAGGACAGGTCTGGTGGGTTCTAGATAGATGAGAGAGATTGGGGTGGAGTGGGAAGTgaactcaccaccaccaccaccatcaccacctaaTTTTTTTTAAGGTAGTACAGATTTCATCTGGTTGTATATTTTTTCCCAAGTTGCCAAATGCAGCCTAAGGATTATTGAGCTAAAACATAAAGTTAAACCAATCTGATCAAAGGATTAATTCTGAGATACTAAGGTGCTAACAACCACGATCAATTGTGTTACTTCCTGGAATGAGGCAACTTCAACCTTCTTCCCAAACTTAACACAGTTTGACTTACAACAAAACTTATGTGCCTCagattttgggaaggagggagttcTTGAACTACTGTAGATTGTTTTTCCACCTTCCGCTTTTTTATTAGGCCTACTTTGTTTTCCTTAGCAGCCTGTTGTTTGTTTTTGGATAACACCATCGTTGATGGCTTTGGCTCTGTAATCTGCGCGCAGAGTTTGTGTGCTCCTTCtaatacaaaataaataaataaataaatagaaacaaATCAAACAGAGGCAGCAATGTACGCTCCAGCTAACTTCTAAACTAGGAAGGTAACTATAATAGTTTGTATCAGCTAGTTTTTCATTAATGACAGGAACAGGAATACTGCAGTTCATATGGAAACCTAAAGGTAATGTATGTTGAACCTAACAAAAAAAAGTAAAGTAACTCCACATTCTCTTTCAATGTCACCAACAAAATGTTGTGCTGTTTGTTACTAAGGTATGTACAGTTAGTGGAGCCATGACTTAGTAAGTATCAGAGCTTGACATGATATAAACAATTAAGGTATTCAGCTTATCGCTAGCCTTTTTCCACACCATACTAGCCAGTAAATATGAACCCAAAAGTAAATTCCAACCCATTCATCAAATGAGTTTAAACCAGCAGACTTTATTGTGCATTAGAACAAGTACATGCAGATTAGGAAGAATGGTACATGCAGATTAAGAAGAATGGTATATGCATACCATGCGTGCTTATGAAAGCTGAGTAACAAAGATAGATTTACAAAGAGAGAGTAGCCCACAAGAGATTTCAGCACTTTTAACAGGGGAAATGGGAAATGTGCTACTCCTGCAGCTAAACAACCACCTTAAGAACGTCCACCGAGTAACATTTTACGGTTGCAATAGCTGGAATTAAATAACAAAGCCGAAGGCACAAATTTATGGTAACAGTTGCGATAGCTTACTCAGAAATGTAGTGACTACCGAATAGGAAGGAAATACAACTATAAAACTCTATTTCATCcccaacagagaagaaatacaaccTAAAAATATCTTCGGAGAGGATAAGGGGTATTTGAAGAAGGCCAAATCTATCACATTCACCACTAATCCACTGATCCTGTAACTGGTACAGGCGCCACAAATGCAATTTTCACTGGGAATGATCCACAACACAAGGGATGAAAATGGAATGGAAACTTTCCGTATTTCCaaggaaaaatggaaacggagaggaaatatgaaaacagAAACGGAAATTTGCAAAATGGAAGTGGAagtagaattttttatgcggaaacgGAAACAAAAACGGAACGGTGTTTTCCAGTGGAATAGGCGTGGAAACGAAACTTCCCGtttccgtgaatatggaatttccgtttttaccatagacctatggctgCTTTATAGTCCAACCACCAAACAATACACAATTAACAATGAATAGAATGGATCATTTGAGcccaacttctactaccacacatgtactcagcTTGACCATATACACAATGGTCCAGCACTACTACAATACCACactaagttgctaacataatgatattactttgtagccatgttaacaatTCATTAAATTTGTTTGTATTTTGCGTGAATTTCTCTTTGATTCAAAGGTTTTTTAAGTTCCGGTCAACACCCACTTCTGTTTCCGTGTCTGCTTTGTATTCGCTCCGTGTCCGTTTCTGGTAGTATCTGTTTCCGTATTCATTTtcggggtttctgtattcgtttccgcttctgcaaaaatatatgaaaacaaatatgatagcaCTCAGTTCCGTCCGTTTCCGCTCTGACAACACCATGTATACACCTGTTTAACATTCCCTCCCTGGACAAGGTAGCCGCCTAATTTATTTTCTTCAATCAACAGGGGCCGGCCCCGCTCCGGTTCCATTTTCCATAGAAGACGAAATCAGTGACACAGGTTCAGAGTTTTGCACAATTTACTGTAGAGTggaaaaggaaaaaacagaagAACCTAAAAATGAACGAATAGATCGTGCTTTCCGACGAACACGCACAAAAGATTTCCAGCAGCGCGGCAACAAATGAGAGAAACCAGGCGATGTTTTTCTCACAAATCGCACGAGCACCAAACCAACACGCGAACCGACGTACAGGAGCATGAATCTCGAACGATTCCATGATTTCCATACTCCCAAGGAGCACAATCCATCAGCACCAACCAGCAATTCACGGCTAATCCAGCAACAGTGCAACGCGGAATTTCACGACGGGTTCGGCCCAATTCCCTGCAGTGTGGATTAGGGGGGGGGCGTGAAATCGATCGGGCCTAGGGAagccaagagggagagagagaggagtatTACCCGAATGGATCTGGCAGGGGGAGGAGGAAGCCGGGGCGCGACCAGCGCGCCCCCGACCGTGGCTAGCTCAGCAGGAGATCGAGGCCAAACAATGTAGATCTGCGAGGTGCCGTTGTGTCGGGCATGGATCTCGCTCTTCCTCTCGGCCATCCTCAACCAGGTTGAAGAGAAAGAAGGGGGGAGCGGGCACGGGCGTATTGGTGGGCGTTAAATACTGCGTCAGCCTGTGTTTTTGGATAATATCACCGCTGATGGCTTTGGCTCTCTAATCTGTGTGCAGCTTTTGTGTGCTCCTTCTAATACAACAAAAGAAAATCGAAGCAAATCAAACAGAGGCAGCAATGCATGCTATAGCTAACTTCTAAAGTAGGGAGGTAACTATAATAGTTTGTATTCAGCTAACTTTTCATAAAAGACAGGAATGAGAATACATAGTGCAGGTGCAGCTCATATGGAAACCGGAATGTAATGTAGGTTGAACCTAACA
The sequence above is a segment of the Triticum dicoccoides isolate Atlit2015 ecotype Zavitan chromosome 1A, WEW_v2.0, whole genome shotgun sequence genome. Coding sequences within it:
- the LOC119270903 gene encoding F-box/LRR-repeat protein At3g48880-like isoform X2, whose translation is MGESKWMGKRWEEMDTDVLVKIFKELNLVELSPVSQVCRLWRLACSDPLIWGTLDFGLLKSNFIQTRASPYIWVDDRSDKRLAKILRVAMAISRGNVNCMIFHYNLYMKDEHLHYISQRSPHLKRLVMPAWNRISRAGICQAIERWEELESLTMPTIGHPPYIMEGLANNCKNFKELKIMGSFDLLFASAVTTYLPKLKVLSLRCSKVTMGALQCVLNSLEHLEVLNISHCLLFEMATNGRRQVIHELDNKALERASRLREFHHCQSRQCVACQRMMLDEGILRWYRYEDWFWRRDEVRSLDLKDYGRLFGAQCEMLTSVD
- the LOC119270903 gene encoding F-box/LRR-repeat protein At3g48880-like isoform X1, whose product is MAERKSEIHARHNGTSQIYIVWPRSPAELATVGGALVAPRLPPPPARSIRDLIIMGESKWMGKRWEEMDTDVLVKIFKELNLVELSPVSQVCRLWRLACSDPLIWGTLDFGLLKSNFIQTRASPYIWVDDRSDKRLAKILRVAMAISRGNVNCMIFHYNLYMKDEHLHYISQRSPHLKRLVMPAWNRISRAGICQAIERWEELESLTMPTIGHPPYIMEGLANNCKNFKELKIMGSFDLLFASAVTTYLPKLKVLSLRCSKVTMGALQCVLNSLEHLEVLNISHCLLFEMATNGRRQVIHELDNKALERASRLREFHHCQSRQCVACQRMMLDEGILRWYRYEDWFWRRDEVRSLDLKDYGRLFGAQCEMLTSVD